One genomic region from Flagellimonas oceani encodes:
- a CDS encoding Crp/Fnr family transcriptional regulator: protein MKEELLATFGSYFEQPLIDEIVEEGKLMEVPAGETIMDIGQYIRSIPLLLSGAIKVLREDEEGDELLLYYLEQGETCSVTMACCMGQTKSEIRAITETDTKMVMVPVQKMEEWMAKYKGWRNYVLESYQNRLNELLLTVDSIAFKNLDQRLVDYLKKKVEVTNDDHIRNTHQEIAYDLHTSRVVVSRLLKKLEKMKKLVLHRNYIHVVDL, encoded by the coding sequence ATGAAAGAAGAGCTTTTAGCAACATTCGGCAGTTATTTTGAACAGCCGCTTATTGATGAGATCGTGGAAGAGGGCAAACTAATGGAGGTGCCGGCCGGTGAGACCATTATGGATATTGGGCAATATATCCGGAGTATTCCGCTGTTGCTGTCAGGTGCCATAAAAGTGTTGCGGGAAGATGAAGAGGGCGATGAACTGTTGCTATATTATTTGGAACAGGGAGAGACATGTTCCGTGACCATGGCTTGCTGTATGGGGCAGACCAAAAGTGAAATCCGTGCCATAACAGAGACCGATACCAAAATGGTAATGGTTCCCGTTCAAAAAATGGAGGAGTGGATGGCAAAATATAAGGGATGGCGGAATTATGTATTGGAGAGCTATCAGAACCGCTTGAATGAGTTGTTATTGACAGTGGACAGTATTGCCTTTAAGAATTTGGACCAAAGGTTGGTCGATTATCTAAAAAAGAAAGTTGAGGTAACGAATGATGACCATATTAGAAATACCCATCAAGAAATTGCATATGACCTACATACCTCAAGGGTTGTGGTTTCCAGATTGCTGAAAAAACTGGAAAAGATGAAAAAATTGGTGCTGCACAGAAATTATATTCACGTGGTAGATCTGTAA